One part of the Acidiferrobacteraceae bacterium genome encodes these proteins:
- the lolA gene encoding outer membrane lipoprotein chaperone LolA — protein MRKLKIAIAALLLMLTSSVVADATSSLQHFFSHVHSFEASFDQTVLDEGLNVLQESTGHLYLERPDRFRWDYDKPYKQHIVADGKKIWVYDVELSQVTVRQLSGGLASTPATLLAGTGKLEKTFHIKNLGRQGKLDWVQLIPRNKDGGFEDIRVGFEGSKLRQLDMIDGLGQTTRVILRDNRENPKISKKRFTFTVPKGVDVVKQ, from the coding sequence ATGCGCAAGCTTAAGATCGCGATCGCCGCCTTGCTATTGATGTTGACGTCATCCGTTGTTGCAGACGCCACGTCATCCCTGCAGCATTTCTTCAGCCACGTCCACAGTTTCGAGGCCTCCTTTGATCAGACCGTTCTGGACGAGGGATTGAATGTCCTGCAGGAATCCACGGGACACTTGTACCTGGAAAGGCCGGATCGTTTTCGCTGGGACTATGACAAACCCTACAAGCAGCACATCGTTGCCGATGGCAAGAAGATCTGGGTGTATGACGTGGAGCTGTCCCAGGTGACGGTGCGCCAATTGAGCGGTGGGCTTGCGAGTACGCCCGCGACACTGTTGGCGGGGACCGGAAAGCTGGAGAAGACATTTCACATCAAGAATCTGGGTCGCCAGGGAAAGCTCGACTGGGTTCAGTTGATTCCACGGAACAAGGACGGGGGTTTCGAGGATATCCGCGTCGGTTTCGAGGGCAGCAAGTTGCGGCAACTCGATATGATCGACGGGCTCGGTCAGACGACCAGGGTGATTCTGCGCGACAATCGCGAGAATCCCAAGATCAGCAAGAAACGGTTTACGTTTACCGTGCCCAAGGGCGTGGACGTAGTCAAACAGTAG
- a CDS encoding RimK/LysX family protein, translating into MKRIRFICLALGLSAVCGMAHAKEVVGWIENVKVYPGGILVAAKVDTGAHTSSLDCHCITPSERDGHKYVRFTIHGTDGKIREFEKPVVRVAKVKQHIGQSQERYVVKLGICLAGTYREREVTLTDRENFKYPILVGRNFLGSYFLVDPSAKNISSPNCRDVNPHE; encoded by the coding sequence GTGAAACGGATACGGTTCATCTGCCTGGCGCTCGGGCTCTCAGCTGTTTGCGGCATGGCGCATGCCAAGGAGGTCGTGGGCTGGATCGAGAATGTGAAGGTCTATCCTGGCGGCATACTCGTTGCTGCCAAGGTGGATACCGGCGCACATACCTCGTCACTGGATTGCCATTGCATCACGCCGAGCGAGCGTGATGGGCATAAGTATGTACGTTTCACTATCCATGGGACGGACGGAAAGATCAGGGAGTTCGAGAAACCGGTTGTACGCGTCGCCAAGGTGAAACAACACATTGGACAGAGCCAGGAGCGCTACGTGGTGAAACTGGGAATCTGTCTCGCCGGGACCTATCGCGAACGGGAGGTGACCTTGACCGACCGGGAGAACTTTAAGTATCCGATTCTGGTGGGGCGCAATTTCCTTGGCAGTTACTTCCTCGTAGACCCGTCGGCGAAAAACATTAGCAGCCCCAATTGCAGGGATGTCAATCCGCATGAGTGA
- a CDS encoding 4Fe-4S dicluster domain-containing protein: MTQLALVIDLNVCVGCHACVTSCKEWNTSGMAGYLSDDRPYGEDPTGTFFNRVQTFEVGAYPHTETVHFPKSCLHCEDPPCVPVCPTGASYKREEDGIVLVDYDKCIGCKYCSWACPYGVREIDEHQKVMKKCTLCVDRIYDEALPEAERKPACVLACPTSARLFGDVHDPESDVSVAVRESGGYQLMPEWGTRPANHYLPRRKTRIRIHEDELLRADNPLKKEEERPVGPVQEQTLDDVTSW; encoded by the coding sequence ATGACCCAGCTTGCCCTCGTCATCGATCTAAACGTATGTGTTGGTTGCCATGCCTGCGTCACCAGTTGCAAGGAATGGAATACCTCGGGCATGGCGGGTTACCTGTCCGATGATCGTCCCTACGGCGAGGACCCGACCGGCACCTTCTTCAACCGCGTGCAGACCTTCGAAGTAGGTGCATATCCGCATACGGAAACCGTGCACTTCCCCAAGTCCTGTCTGCATTGCGAGGATCCGCCGTGCGTGCCGGTGTGCCCCACCGGGGCGAGCTACAAGCGTGAGGAAGACGGCATCGTGCTGGTCGATTACGACAAGTGCATCGGCTGCAAGTATTGCTCCTGGGCCTGTCCCTACGGTGTACGCGAAATTGACGAACACCAGAAGGTGATGAAGAAATGCACCTTGTGTGTGGATCGCATCTACGACGAGGCCTTGCCGGAGGCTGAACGCAAACCGGCCTGCGTTCTGGCCTGTCCCACCAGCGCGCGGCTGTTCGGCGACGTGCACGATCCGGAATCGGACGTGTCGGTGGCCGTGCGCGAGAGCGGTGGCTATCAGTTGATGCCGGAGTGGGGGACACGGCCGGCGAATCACTACCTGCCGCGGCGCAAGACGCGCATCCGCATCCACGAAGACGAACTGCTGCGCGCAGACAATCCGCTCAAGAAGGAAGAGGAACGACCGGTCGGACCGGTGCAGGAACAGACCCTGGACGACGTCACAAGCTGGTAG
- a CDS encoding alpha-L-glutamate ligase-like protein, translating into MMLATRRQLAEAGVLGINRRNARFTLPCNPRKYYPRVDDKEQTKQLAQEAGIAVPPLYGVLHIERQVRDLARQVAPYADFVIKPAQGSGGNGIVVITGRTGSGYRLVNGVTLDERELAHHASNVLSGMYSLGGQPDKALIEYRVQFDPVFAGISYQGVPDIRIINYLGVPVMAMIRLPTQRSRGRANLHQGAIGAGVDLATGTTLHAVQDNAMVTMHPDTGNAITGITIPYWDQILALAARCYELTGLGYQGADFVLDSERGPLLLELNARPGLNIQIANHAGLLPRLRQVERSGAHVRGYEQRVGFAKRAFAHKEA; encoded by the coding sequence ATGATGCTGGCGACGCGACGACAGCTGGCGGAGGCCGGTGTACTCGGTATCAACCGGCGCAATGCCCGGTTCACTTTGCCGTGCAACCCCCGCAAATACTACCCGCGGGTGGACGACAAGGAACAGACCAAGCAGCTGGCGCAGGAGGCCGGAATCGCGGTACCACCCCTGTATGGCGTGCTCCACATCGAGCGCCAGGTACGGGATCTGGCGCGCCAGGTCGCGCCGTACGCCGACTTCGTGATCAAGCCCGCCCAGGGCAGCGGTGGCAACGGGATCGTGGTGATCACCGGGCGAACCGGCTCGGGCTATCGCCTGGTCAACGGCGTTACCCTCGATGAGCGCGAACTGGCGCACCACGCGTCCAACGTTCTTAGTGGCATGTACAGCCTGGGCGGACAGCCAGACAAGGCGCTGATCGAATACCGGGTGCAGTTCGACCCCGTGTTCGCAGGCATCTCATACCAGGGCGTGCCGGACATTCGCATCATCAACTACCTGGGGGTGCCGGTAATGGCCATGATTCGTCTGCCGACGCAGCGTTCCAGGGGTCGGGCAAACCTGCACCAGGGCGCCATCGGCGCCGGAGTCGATCTGGCAACCGGGACCACGCTGCACGCGGTGCAGGACAATGCAATGGTGACGATGCACCCCGACACCGGCAACGCAATCACAGGGATCACGATTCCGTACTGGGACCAGATCTTGGCGCTGGCCGCACGCTGCTACGAATTGACCGGACTGGGATACCAGGGGGCGGATTTCGTTCTGGACAGCGAGCGCGGACCGCTCCTGCTCGAGTTGAACGCGCGTCCGGGACTGAACATCCAGATCGCGAATCACGCCGGTCTGTTGCCCCGGCTGCGGCAGGTGGAGCGTTCTGGGGCGCATGTCCGCGGGTATGAACAGCGGGTGGGATTCGCCAAACGCGCCTTCGCGCACAAGGAGGCATAG
- a CDS encoding DNA translocase FtsK 4TM domain-containing protein — protein sequence MSQATRKKVSEPLFTPAVWRLLREAAFYLLSAIALYLLLSLATYHASDPSWSHSGPYSRVANLGGRIGAWVVDLLLNLFGFLAYLFPLMIAYGAFRVFQHRKDPDPPRMRQKAVHFGGFVLLLLGACGIATLHFGVLSQDLPFSSGGLLGDAVGNGMAAGLSFVGATILLLAFFLAGVTVFTGISWFRLMDLVGNAAVDGYYVIFGAISAQVDRYAGRRARKERQETVAKEKVRLERKSKPRIEPVIQQVPESKRSVRERQVPLFEVPAGSTLPPLSLLDPADVHNAQNFSEKSLETMARLLEKKLLDFNIEVQVVAIHPGPVITRFEIEPAPGVKAAQISNLASDLARSLSVVSLRVVENIPGKAYMGIEVPNEQRETVRLSEILSSDAYDSAQSPLGLALGKDISGNPVVSDLSKMPHLLIAGTTGSGKSVCINALILSLVYKATPDQVRMIMVDPKMLELATYEGIPHLLAPVVTDMKEAANALRWCIFEMERRYRLMAALGVRNIGGYNRKVREAADKGKPILNPLAKEGEEPEELTPLPFIVILIDELADMMMVVGKKVEELIARLAQKARAAGLHLILATQRPSVDVITGLIKANIPARIAFQMSARVDSRTVLDQMGAEQLLGQGDMLYLQPGMGIPMRVHGAFVSDDEVHRVVKSLKEIGEPIYNEDVLQGEPGNAEGDTTFAAGLESEGGSGEQDPLYDEALRIVTETRRASISGVQRRLRIGYNRAARLIEEMERAGVVGELQPNGQREVLAPPPPQD from the coding sequence GTGTCCCAAGCCACGAGGAAGAAGGTCTCCGAGCCGTTGTTTACCCCGGCTGTGTGGCGACTATTGCGGGAAGCCGCTTTCTATCTCCTGAGCGCCATTGCTCTCTACCTGCTGCTCTCCCTGGCCACGTATCATGCGTCCGATCCCTCCTGGTCCCACAGCGGTCCCTACAGCCGGGTTGCGAATCTGGGCGGGCGCATCGGTGCCTGGGTGGTGGATCTGCTGCTGAATCTGTTCGGGTTCCTGGCCTATCTGTTCCCGCTGATGATCGCCTACGGGGCATTCCGCGTGTTCCAGCACCGCAAGGACCCGGATCCACCCCGGATGCGGCAGAAGGCAGTTCATTTCGGGGGCTTTGTGCTGCTGCTGCTCGGCGCCTGTGGCATCGCCACACTGCACTTTGGCGTGCTGAGCCAGGACCTGCCGTTCTCCAGTGGCGGCCTGTTGGGTGACGCCGTGGGCAACGGCATGGCCGCGGGCCTGAGCTTTGTCGGTGCGACGATCCTGCTGCTGGCATTTTTCCTCGCCGGCGTCACCGTGTTCACGGGGATCTCCTGGTTTCGCCTCATGGACCTCGTTGGCAACGCCGCCGTAGACGGCTACTACGTGATCTTCGGCGCCATCAGCGCCCAAGTGGATCGCTACGCCGGCCGCAGGGCGCGCAAGGAGCGACAGGAGACCGTTGCCAAGGAGAAGGTCCGACTGGAACGCAAGAGCAAGCCGCGCATCGAGCCGGTGATCCAGCAGGTACCGGAGAGCAAACGCAGCGTGCGCGAACGCCAGGTCCCCCTGTTCGAGGTGCCGGCGGGATCCACGCTGCCGCCCCTGTCGCTGCTGGATCCGGCGGATGTGCACAACGCCCAGAACTTTTCCGAGAAGTCGCTGGAGACCATGGCACGACTGCTGGAAAAGAAGCTGCTCGATTTCAATATCGAGGTTCAGGTGGTTGCCATCCATCCCGGTCCGGTGATCACCCGCTTTGAAATCGAGCCGGCGCCCGGCGTGAAGGCCGCGCAGATCAGCAACCTGGCCTCGGATCTCGCACGTTCGCTGTCGGTGGTGAGTCTGCGCGTGGTCGAGAACATCCCGGGCAAGGCCTACATGGGGATCGAAGTACCCAACGAACAGCGCGAGACCGTGCGACTGTCCGAGATTCTCTCGTCCGATGCCTACGACAGCGCGCAGTCGCCCCTGGGTCTGGCCCTGGGCAAGGACATCAGTGGCAATCCGGTGGTGAGCGACCTTTCCAAGATGCCGCACCTGTTGATCGCCGGCACGACCGGTTCAGGTAAATCCGTGTGCATTAATGCACTGATCCTCAGCCTGGTGTACAAGGCGACGCCGGATCAGGTGCGCATGATCATGGTCGATCCGAAGATGCTGGAGCTGGCGACCTACGAGGGAATTCCCCATCTGTTGGCACCGGTGGTGACCGACATGAAAGAGGCGGCCAACGCATTGCGTTGGTGCATCTTTGAAATGGAGCGCCGCTACCGTCTGATGGCCGCCCTCGGCGTACGCAACATTGGTGGATACAACCGCAAGGTGCGCGAAGCCGCAGACAAGGGCAAGCCCATCCTCAACCCGCTGGCGAAGGAGGGTGAGGAACCCGAGGAGCTGACGCCGCTGCCGTTCATCGTGATTCTCATCGACGAGCTGGCAGACATGATGATGGTGGTGGGGAAGAAGGTGGAAGAACTGATTGCACGCCTGGCGCAAAAGGCGCGGGCCGCTGGTCTTCACCTGATACTTGCCACCCAGCGACCGTCGGTGGATGTGATCACGGGACTGATCAAGGCCAATATCCCGGCGCGCATTGCCTTCCAGATGTCCGCGCGTGTGGATTCGCGAACGGTGCTCGATCAGATGGGCGCGGAACAGTTACTCGGGCAGGGCGATATGCTGTACCTGCAACCCGGCATGGGTATTCCCATGCGCGTGCACGGTGCCTTTGTCTCCGACGACGAGGTGCACCGCGTCGTGAAATCCCTCAAGGAGATCGGTGAACCGATCTACAACGAGGACGTATTGCAGGGCGAGCCGGGGAACGCGGAAGGCGACACGACGTTTGCGGCCGGACTGGAATCGGAAGGTGGCAGCGGGGAACAGGATCCGCTGTACGACGAGGCGCTGCGCATCGTAACCGAGACGCGGCGCGCCTCCATCTCCGGGGTGCAGCGGCGTCTGCGCATCGGGTACAACCGCGCAGCACGCCTGATTGAGGAAATGGAACGTGCCGGCGTGGTCGGCGAACTGCAACCCAATGGGCAGCGCGAGGTATTGGCGCCGCCCCCGCCACAGGATTGA
- a CDS encoding dimethyl sulfoxide reductase anchor subunit, with the protein MHPAFSVIFLTTLIGVGQGFFLALYTGESYAAVKLLPAQSAPFYVWGSAISVGFLVLGLLASFFHLGHPERAWRSAAKWRTSWLSREVIVLPAVIGVVFIYGVVHGLAWDLSRVGIHTGIGGDLTLLIGAVGVLLTFALFLSTGMIYACIKFLQEWATWLTPVNYTLLGGASGFTLATAYAAVGAPELTGFYGGWAMILTSLALVTRAASLIRNARLRPKSSVQTAIGVRHRTLKQRSQGFMGGSFNTREFFHGAPPWFFRSIKWVFLLLVFPLPLALLATGLAAGSATVLLAAFLIQYLGLIAERWFFFAQANHPQNIYYQTVG; encoded by the coding sequence ATGCATCCGGCATTTTCAGTCATCTTTCTCACCACCCTGATCGGCGTCGGGCAGGGGTTCTTTCTTGCCCTGTACACGGGCGAGTCCTATGCGGCCGTGAAGCTGCTGCCGGCACAGTCGGCCCCGTTCTATGTCTGGGGCAGCGCGATCTCGGTAGGCTTTCTCGTCCTTGGCCTGTTGGCCTCCTTCTTCCATCTTGGTCACCCGGAACGGGCATGGCGTTCGGCCGCGAAGTGGCGCACTTCCTGGTTGTCGCGGGAAGTGATCGTTCTGCCAGCGGTTATCGGGGTCGTCTTTATCTATGGTGTAGTGCATGGCCTGGCATGGGATCTTTCCCGGGTCGGGATACACACGGGCATTGGTGGTGATCTGACGCTTCTGATCGGTGCGGTCGGCGTGCTGCTGACGTTTGCTCTGTTCCTGAGTACGGGAATGATCTACGCGTGCATCAAGTTCCTGCAGGAGTGGGCCACCTGGCTCACGCCAGTGAACTACACGCTGCTGGGCGGCGCCTCAGGATTTACCCTGGCAACGGCCTACGCCGCTGTCGGTGCGCCGGAGCTCACGGGATTTTACGGCGGCTGGGCCATGATCCTTACAAGCCTGGCGCTGGTTACCCGCGCGGCTTCCCTGATCCGGAATGCGCGCCTGCGACCGAAGTCTTCGGTACAGACCGCCATCGGTGTGCGGCACCGAACCCTCAAGCAACGTTCCCAGGGTTTTATGGGCGGTTCGTTCAATACCCGCGAGTTCTTCCACGGAGCCCCACCGTGGTTCTTCCGGTCCATCAAGTGGGTGTTTCTGCTGCTTGTGTTTCCGCTTCCACTCGCCCTGCTGGCGACGGGCCTGGCGGCCGGTTCGGCCACGGTCCTGCTGGCTGCCTTCCTCATCCAGTATCTCGGCCTGATCGCCGAACGCTGGTTCTTCTTCGCCCAGGCCAATCACCCGCAGAACATCTATTACCAGACTGTGGGCTAG
- a CDS encoding UUP1 family membrane protein — protein MSDRPVYVLAALLVLLASGLFAYKYFVLKVPLTPNLQVKAWDVEVRVDLRAEGGPAKVSFYLPRPNGVYEVADERFISGDFGLGIRRFVDNRLAVWSVRRATGRKVLFYRATVRPARAVGTGAAANPPEVSSPEFTAAERAAADQLLRNAQNQSADLETLTEALLRELMGRADDNLTLLLGESPDLDRKLQLATRLLARAGIPARTVHGIQLEQLARNARRVEWLDVYYGKQWHSFDPVTGEQGLPDRYLAWWRGNNPLVRVDGGLHLNTQIAVTLNQESALMRTRTPGGLLDFSLLSLPVQTQAVYHVLLAVPIGVLLLVLMRNFVGIKTFGTFMPVLIALAFRETQLLWGIVLFCTVVGSGLAFRFYFERLKLLLVPRLASVLIIVVLLMAIISVISYRLGLHRALSVALFPIVIMTMTVERMSIVWEERGAREALEQGAGSLFVAALAYLVMQIEPLRHVIFLYPELLLVILAATILMGRYTGYRLTELIRFREFGGGKRP, from the coding sequence ATGAGTGACCGCCCGGTCTACGTGCTGGCGGCGCTTCTGGTTCTTTTGGCAAGCGGTCTGTTTGCCTACAAATACTTCGTCCTGAAAGTACCGCTGACGCCCAACCTTCAGGTGAAGGCCTGGGATGTGGAGGTGCGTGTCGATCTCCGGGCGGAAGGGGGGCCGGCAAAAGTCTCCTTCTATCTGCCGCGTCCGAACGGAGTCTATGAAGTGGCGGATGAGCGTTTCATTTCCGGTGACTTCGGGCTGGGAATCCGGCGCTTCGTCGACAACCGTCTCGCCGTCTGGTCGGTTCGGCGGGCTACGGGACGGAAAGTGCTGTTCTATCGGGCAACCGTCAGGCCGGCACGGGCAGTGGGCACCGGGGCAGCAGCCAATCCGCCAGAGGTATCTTCTCCCGAATTCACCGCCGCCGAACGTGCTGCGGCGGACCAGCTCTTGCGCAATGCACAGAATCAGTCGGCAGATCTGGAGACCCTGACCGAGGCGCTGCTGCGGGAACTGATGGGGCGAGCGGATGACAACCTCACGTTGCTGCTCGGCGAGTCCCCTGACTTAGATAGAAAGCTGCAACTTGCTACCCGATTGTTGGCCCGCGCCGGCATCCCGGCGCGAACGGTCCACGGCATCCAGCTCGAGCAATTAGCCCGCAATGCCCGCCGCGTCGAGTGGCTGGACGTTTATTATGGCAAACAGTGGCACAGCTTCGACCCGGTCACCGGGGAGCAGGGCCTGCCGGACCGCTACCTGGCGTGGTGGCGCGGGAACAATCCTCTGGTGCGGGTCGATGGGGGGCTGCACCTCAATACCCAGATCGCCGTCACGCTGAACCAGGAGTCGGCGCTCATGCGTACGCGCACACCGGGTGGTTTGCTGGACTTCTCGCTATTGAGTCTCCCGGTCCAGACCCAGGCCGTGTACCACGTGTTGCTGGCCGTACCCATCGGCGTCCTGTTGTTGGTACTCATGCGCAACTTCGTCGGCATCAAGACATTTGGCACGTTCATGCCCGTACTGATTGCGTTGGCGTTTCGCGAGACCCAGTTGTTGTGGGGCATCGTTCTGTTCTGCACCGTGGTAGGGTCGGGACTGGCGTTTCGATTCTACTTCGAACGCCTGAAGCTGTTGCTGGTGCCCCGGCTGGCGTCGGTGTTGATCATCGTCGTACTGTTGATGGCCATCATCAGCGTGATCAGCTACCGCCTGGGGCTGCACCGCGCCTTGTCCGTTGCGCTGTTTCCAATCGTGATCATGACCATGACCGTGGAGCGCATGTCCATTGTCTGGGAGGAACGTGGCGCGCGCGAGGCCCTGGAGCAGGGCGCGGGCAGCCTGTTCGTGGCTGCGCTGGCCTACCTCGTGATGCAGATCGAACCGCTACGCCATGTCATCTTCCTGTACCCGGAGCTGTTGCTGGTGATCCTTGCGGCTACCATCCTCATGGGCCGCTACACCGGGTACCGGCTCACCGAACTCATTCGTTTCCGCGAGTTCGGTGGCGGCAAGCGGCCATGA
- a CDS encoding Smr/MutS family protein: protein MGKDGKRNPDDGSLFRDAVAGARPIKQDRVTPDGRKPKPVPKKTLEDNQAVMDSLLSDGFEANEVETGDELLYTRPGIQHSVMRKLRTGKYAIEGQLDLHGLTVAESREQLTRFLRDAQLRGWRCVRIIHGKGLSSAGRIPVLKQKINNWLPQRNEVLAFCSALPADGGTGAVYVLLKRGKA, encoded by the coding sequence ATGGGCAAAGACGGCAAACGGAACCCGGACGACGGCTCGTTGTTTCGCGATGCCGTCGCCGGGGCCCGTCCCATCAAGCAGGACCGGGTCACGCCCGACGGACGCAAACCCAAGCCGGTTCCGAAAAAGACGCTGGAAGACAACCAAGCGGTCATGGACAGTCTGCTGTCGGACGGGTTCGAGGCCAACGAGGTCGAAACCGGTGACGAGCTTCTGTACACGCGTCCCGGGATCCAGCACAGCGTCATGCGCAAGCTGCGAACCGGCAAGTATGCAATCGAGGGCCAACTGGATCTGCACGGACTCACAGTGGCCGAGTCACGTGAACAGCTGACCCGGTTCCTGCGTGATGCCCAGCTGCGTGGCTGGCGCTGCGTGCGCATCATTCACGGCAAGGGCCTGTCATCCGCCGGGCGCATTCCCGTACTGAAGCAGAAGATCAACAACTGGCTTCCGCAAAGGAATGAGGTGCTGGCCTTCTGTTCCGCCCTGCCGGCGGATGGCGGCACCGGCGCCGTGTACGTGCTGCTGAAGCGCGGGAAGGCGTGA
- the ald gene encoding alanine dehydrogenase — MRIGIPKEIKVLEGRVALIPAAVAEVVRQGHEVHVQAGAGEASGYSDEDYLAAGATIDPDAASVYGAAKLVLKVKEPIEPEYALLREDHIVFSYLHLAATPVLARTLQDKGLTAIAFETVEEGGGLPLLAPMSDIAGRLAVQAGSNLLFRPNGGRGLMLGGMPAAERGHVVILGAGTVGSNAAAVAASLGARLTVFDRKREKLARMHSLGANVTGLPAFADLIAEAVQDADLLVGAVLLPGGRAPVLVNEEQVKGMRPGSVIVDVAVDQGGCIATTRPTDWERPAYEDHGVVHFAVTNMPGAVPRTASQALSTSLVPYLLRLAGPGGLEDPAIRTGINVQAGKIVHAAVAEALK; from the coding sequence ATGCGCATCGGTATCCCGAAGGAGATCAAGGTTTTGGAGGGGCGGGTTGCCCTGATACCGGCGGCGGTGGCGGAAGTCGTACGCCAGGGTCACGAGGTGCACGTGCAGGCGGGGGCCGGCGAGGCGAGCGGATACAGCGACGAGGACTACCTCGCCGCAGGGGCGACAATCGACCCCGATGCCGCCAGCGTCTACGGCGCCGCGAAACTGGTGCTGAAAGTCAAAGAGCCGATCGAGCCCGAATACGCGCTCTTGCGCGAGGACCATATCGTATTTTCCTATCTGCATCTGGCGGCGACGCCGGTGTTGGCGCGTACGCTGCAGGACAAGGGCTTGACCGCCATTGCCTTCGAGACCGTGGAGGAGGGCGGCGGACTGCCACTACTTGCGCCCATGAGCGATATCGCCGGGCGCCTGGCGGTTCAGGCAGGGTCCAATCTGCTGTTTCGGCCGAATGGCGGGCGTGGCCTGATGCTGGGCGGCATGCCGGCGGCCGAACGGGGGCACGTAGTCATCCTTGGCGCCGGTACCGTCGGAAGCAATGCCGCCGCGGTCGCCGCCTCCCTCGGGGCGCGGCTCACGGTTTTCGACCGCAAGCGGGAGAAACTTGCGCGAATGCACAGTCTGGGCGCGAACGTGACTGGCCTGCCGGCATTCGCGGATCTGATCGCTGAAGCCGTGCAGGACGCGGACCTGCTTGTCGGAGCGGTATTGTTGCCCGGCGGCAGGGCCCCGGTCCTGGTGAACGAGGAGCAGGTAAAGGGTATGCGGCCGGGCAGCGTGATCGTGGACGTGGCGGTGGACCAGGGGGGCTGTATCGCCACCACGCGGCCCACGGACTGGGAGCGGCCTGCCTACGAGGATCATGGGGTCGTCCATTTCGCCGTGACCAATATGCCGGGGGCAGTGCCCCGGACCGCCTCCCAGGCCCTGTCGACCTCCCTGGTCCCCTACCTGCTGCGTCTGGCGGGGCCCGGGGGACTGGAGGATCCCGCCATCCGCACCGGAATCAATGTCCAGGCCGGCAAAATTGTTCACGCGGCGGTCGCCGAGGCGCTAAAATAG
- the trxB gene encoding thioredoxin-disulfide reductase, whose amino-acid sequence MSEEKHARLLILGSGPAGYTAAVYAARANLKPVLITGMEQGGQLTTTTDVDNWPADSEGVQGPELMERFRKHAERFETEIIFDTIQKAELQQKPFRLTGDSGVYTCDALIIATGASAKYLGLPSEEKFKGRGVSACATCDGFFYRTQDVAVIGGGNTAVEEALYLSNIAKTVTVVHRREEFRAEAILIDEMMEKVNNGNIRLELNSELDEVLGDAGGVTGARIKNRDGQTKDLDVQGVFIAIGHKPNTDLFADQLDMDHGYIKTACGHTNATATSIEGVFAAGDVQDYTYRQAVTSAGTGCMAALDAERYLKS is encoded by the coding sequence ATGAGTGAAGAAAAACACGCACGCCTGCTGATCCTCGGTTCGGGACCCGCGGGCTACACGGCTGCGGTCTACGCGGCCCGCGCCAACCTCAAACCCGTACTGATTACGGGGATGGAACAGGGCGGACAGCTCACCACGACCACGGATGTGGACAACTGGCCGGCCGACAGCGAGGGCGTACAGGGGCCGGAATTGATGGAACGCTTCCGCAAGCATGCGGAACGCTTCGAGACCGAGATCATCTTCGACACCATCCAGAAGGCGGAACTCCAGCAGAAACCCTTCCGGCTCACGGGGGATTCCGGGGTGTACACCTGTGATGCACTCATCATTGCCACCGGCGCCTCCGCCAAGTACCTCGGCCTGCCATCGGAGGAGAAGTTCAAGGGCAGGGGTGTATCCGCCTGCGCCACCTGCGACGGTTTCTTCTACAGAACGCAGGACGTCGCCGTTATCGGCGGCGGCAATACTGCCGTGGAAGAGGCGCTTTATCTTTCCAACATTGCCAAGACGGTCACGGTCGTGCACCGACGTGAGGAGTTCCGTGCCGAGGCCATTCTCATCGACGAGATGATGGAAAAGGTGAACAACGGCAACATCCGCCTTGAACTGAACAGCGAGCTCGATGAAGTACTGGGCGATGCAGGCGGTGTCACCGGCGCGCGCATCAAGAATCGCGACGGCCAGACCAAAGACCTGGACGTGCAAGGCGTGTTCATCGCCATCGGTCACAAGCCCAATACCGATCTATTCGCCGACCAGCTCGACATGGACCACGGCTATATCAAGACCGCGTGCGGTCATACCAATGCCACCGCAACCAGCATCGAGGGCGTGTTTGCGGCCGGGGACGTACAGGACTACACCTATCGCCAGGCCGTCACGTCCGCCGGGACCGGCTGTATGGCGGCCCTGGATGCCGAGCGCTATCTGAAGAGCTGA